Proteins encoded in a region of the Moritella marina ATCC 15381 genome:
- a CDS encoding acetyl/propionyl/methylcrotonyl-CoA carboxylase subunit alpha: protein MPHQGSAPSLLSRLFNKVLIANRGEIACRIIETAQRLGITCVAIYSAADANARHVKMADEAFYLGPAPATESYLNSQRILDIAQQANVQAIHPGYGFLSENAAFAQACADQGFIFIGPSVDAITTMGSKSAAKVIMTAANVPLVPGYHGKAQDEPTLQQQSQDIGYPQLLKAVYGGGGKGMRIVYNAEEFSQALATTKHEAMASFGNDDMLIERYLTKTRHVEIQIFSDSHGNCIYLSQRDCSIQRRHQKVLEEAPAPALPQAIQVAMGETAVAAAQAINYQGAGTVEFLYDEQGQFYFMEMNTRLQVEHPVTEMITGLDLVEWQLYIANGAPLPLTQTQVKITGHAIEVRIYAEDTDKDFIPASGRIAFLNQPSASRHVRIDTGVVASDEISPYYDPMIAKLIVWDHTRDLAIVRLQTALANYKIAGIKTNIGFLTQLSHVPALQKAELNTDFLQTHAALLSVVPENINYALLFAALALQLQAKQSKSDTYTLDNAINNSIKDSNSPWAQTTGWRLNQLAINTIKLATAHNEQNKEQEQHQYSLDVTTLTQGYQIKLHSYANEPQEYQVHCELLGNELTAFIDGHRVQATVVVSALQVTIFYAGNTCLLFRKTAKQITPQPVMQNRTSTTNINTAVDTKITAPMNGVIVSVLCQPKQVVEAGEPLVVMEAMKMECNITAPTAGTITAVCYQDGDMVEDGAELIQLTPSPILDNKE, encoded by the coding sequence ATGCCGCACCAAGGTTCAGCACCATCACTTCTTAGTAGACTATTTAATAAAGTACTTATCGCTAATCGCGGCGAAATTGCCTGTCGTATTATCGAGACTGCGCAGCGTCTTGGCATAACGTGTGTGGCGATATACTCTGCGGCAGATGCCAACGCGCGGCATGTAAAAATGGCGGATGAAGCCTTTTATCTCGGGCCTGCCCCAGCGACAGAATCTTATCTGAATAGCCAACGTATACTTGACATAGCGCAACAAGCCAATGTTCAAGCTATCCACCCCGGTTATGGGTTTTTATCCGAAAATGCAGCATTCGCCCAAGCCTGTGCAGATCAAGGATTCATCTTCATCGGCCCAAGTGTCGACGCCATTACCACTATGGGTAGTAAGAGTGCTGCAAAAGTAATAATGACTGCTGCCAATGTGCCACTTGTGCCGGGTTATCATGGTAAAGCGCAAGATGAACCGACATTACAACAACAATCACAAGACATCGGTTATCCGCAACTGCTCAAGGCGGTATATGGTGGCGGCGGTAAAGGCATGCGCATCGTTTATAATGCTGAAGAGTTTAGCCAAGCACTCGCCACCACCAAACATGAGGCAATGGCCAGCTTTGGCAATGACGATATGCTGATAGAGCGCTACTTAACCAAGACCCGCCATGTTGAAATTCAAATATTTAGCGATAGTCACGGCAACTGTATTTACTTATCTCAGCGTGATTGTTCAATTCAACGTCGCCATCAAAAAGTGCTCGAAGAAGCCCCAGCTCCCGCACTCCCTCAAGCAATCCAAGTCGCTATGGGGGAAACTGCCGTCGCAGCGGCCCAAGCCATTAATTATCAAGGTGCTGGCACCGTTGAATTCTTATATGACGAACAAGGTCAATTCTACTTCATGGAGATGAATACCCGCCTGCAAGTAGAACACCCCGTCACCGAGATGATCACCGGATTAGATTTAGTCGAATGGCAGTTATATATTGCGAATGGTGCGCCCTTACCGCTGACTCAAACACAAGTTAAAATTACCGGCCATGCTATCGAAGTGCGTATCTACGCCGAAGACACCGACAAGGATTTTATCCCCGCCAGTGGTCGCATTGCTTTTTTAAATCAACCATCAGCATCTCGACATGTGCGTATTGATACCGGCGTTGTTGCAAGCGATGAAATAAGCCCCTATTACGATCCCATGATTGCCAAATTAATAGTCTGGGATCATACTCGCGACTTGGCTATTGTGCGCCTCCAAACCGCCTTAGCAAACTATAAGATCGCTGGTATTAAAACCAATATTGGTTTCCTTACACAGTTGTCACATGTACCAGCACTACAAAAAGCTGAACTCAATACGGACTTCCTGCAAACCCATGCTGCACTATTATCAGTAGTACCAGAGAATATTAATTATGCGTTACTCTTCGCAGCCCTCGCCTTGCAACTGCAAGCGAAGCAGTCTAAATCAGATACCTATACACTTGATAACGCAATTAATAACAGCATCAAGGATAGTAATTCCCCTTGGGCCCAAACGACAGGCTGGCGTTTGAATCAACTCGCCATCAACACAATTAAATTAGCGACAGCGCATAACGAGCAAAATAAAGAGCAAGAACAGCACCAATACAGCCTAGATGTGACAACACTCACTCAAGGTTATCAAATTAAACTGCATAGCTATGCTAATGAACCACAAGAATACCAGGTTCACTGTGAACTCTTAGGTAATGAACTAACCGCATTTATTGATGGTCATAGAGTACAGGCAACCGTGGTGGTATCCGCATTACAGGTCACCATCTTTTACGCCGGAAACACTTGTTTGCTATTTCGCAAAACAGCTAAACAAATTACGCCGCAACCTGTTATGCAAAACAGGACCTCAACAACTAATATTAATACTGCAGTAGACACAAAAATCACTGCACCAATGAATGGCGTTATCGTCAGTGTGCTTTGCCAACCGAAGCAAGTCGTCGAGGCTGGCGAGCCGTTAGTCGTGATGGAAGCGATGAAGATGGAATGCAACATAACCGCACCAACAGCTGGCACAATAACAGCAGTGTGTTATCAAGATGGTGACATGGTTGAAGATGGTGCTGAATTAATACAGTTAACCCCTTCTCCCATACTTGATAACAAGGAATAA